Genomic segment of Hydra vulgaris chromosome 08, alternate assembly HydraT2T_AEP:
GCGACCGCCATATGCGATGTCATTGCAAAGTCTTCATCATTCATATTTAATGTGGTCTTTATCACTAAATTTGATTTGCGTTTTGGCAAAATGTCGGACGCTTGGAAACACTACACCTTAAACAAAGGGAAAACAGTTACTTGCAAAATTTGTGGAAATACAAGTCAATACACAAGTTCCACAACTGGAATGTGGTATCACTTAGACAAGAAACATGGAATCAAAAAGGAAACACAGGAAAATATGACACCAAAAGCTGCATCACAATCAAAAAGGCCTaagatttcaactttttttcaaaagcaaTCAATTGAAGAAGCGATTTCAAGACTTACAGCACTGGATGGATTTAGTTTTAATGCCATTGTTAACAGCTCTTTCATTCGATCCGCAATGTCTGAAAAAGGTTATGATTTCCCAAAAAATCACAAACAAGCAATCCAGTCAGTTAAAAAGTTTGCAACTGGCGTAAGGAATGactttaaaaacactttcaATTCTTTGGTGACAATGGGAAAACGCTTTTCAATTACACTGGATGAGTACACTTCTTTGAAAAATCGAAGGTACATGAATATTAATATTCCTCAAAATAATTATCACTGGAATCTGGGCTTGACTCGAATTTCCGGATCTCTGCCAGCTGAAAAAGCTGCAGCTGTTGTCACTGAAAAAGTGGCAGAATTTGGGTTGAAACTAGGCGACAGCATTGTCTGCTCAGTTACTGACGGAGCTTCCATGATGGTTAAGTTCGGAAAACTGGTTTCAACCGAGCATCAAACTTGTTATACCCACGGAATGCACTTGGCTGTTCAAGAAGTGCTGTACGAGAAGCCTTCTGAACAAatccaacaaaactcatttgAAGAAACAAGCGACGACGACGAAGTCAGCAGTGACGAATCTGAATCTGACACCGAAGTCAGTTTTCTTGGTGCCGCCATGGATGAAAACATTCCCATTCCAAAAGTGAAAGTTCACTTGGAATCTGTCATCACAAAAGTCAGAAAAATTGTCaagttatttcaaaaatcaCCCGTCGAAAATGACGTCCTTCAAGAAGAAATTAAGAAAAAGCACGGAAAAGAGGTTTCACTTATCCTTGACTGCAGAACAAGATGGAACAGTCTGCTGTCAATGATTCAACAGTTCCTCAAAGTCAAACATTCAATCAGAAAAGTATTGAAGGACATTTCTCTACATTTGATTTGCAGTGATGATGAAGAAGACATTTTATCCGACATTGTTGCTGCTCTTGAACCAGTCAAATTAGCAGCAGAAGCACTTTGCCGACAAAATGCAACTCTTCTTACTGCTGAAGGAATTTTCAAGTTTCTTGTGAACAGGCTGAAACAACAAGATTCACCTCATTGCATTGCAATGAAGAGTGCAATTTTGAGACGTTTTGAAGAGAGAAGGCAGAGCAATCTTGTAAGCTTGTACAGATATCTTTCCAATCCAGAATGCTTGTCCGACATTGAAGAGCATAAAGTTTTCAATATGCCTCCGAAATCTGTACTTCAAAAGACCACCAAAAACTTGCTGTCTAGGCTTTTTCCAACAAATCCAGATGACCTGGAGTTTATTCAAGAAGTGCATGGCTCAGAAACTCTTGACGAAAATCCACTTTCTCTTGAAGAGGAACTCGAGGAAGCAATTCAGCATTCGGCCAAAAAACAGCGACACATTTCAAATGACGAATTCAAGgccatttcaaaaaaaatgttggtcTATGAAGCGACCGGAAAGAGAACTGCAAACCTTGAACTTTTGTTCAATGCACTAGAAACCATCCCACCAACAAGTGTTGAATCTGAGCGAGCCTTTTCTGCCGCTGGACTATTTGTGACAAAAATTCGATCCAGAATGAGTGACGACTTACTTGATACACTTTGTTTTTTCAAAGCtcattttttatccaaaaataaatctcaaaactaacattaatgtgttttatttacttattattgcATTTTATGGTCTTCTGTTTatgcctttttattttttaccgaTATAACCggtaagttttgatttttttaccgTTTTACTGGTAAATTTAAAAGTCGGTAAAAGCTCAACCCTAATAAGATCTTGTCATGGAGAACCGCCTgaacagattttaaataaaaaataattgtttaataatacatttataaatattcacccataaatacatacagtattggaaaaaactaaagcatctttttgtataatatcctacttttcaaaatttaagtaatgattattcaaaatattttaatgaaatttttttattttgttacccCTACCTGATTTtataaagtcattaaaaaatatttttattttttcaaaatttactaattaaaaaaataatatgaagcAAAAATGTTTTCTGTGGTAAAAACTAAAGCGACTACAAAATGATATgagttaagttttaatatttttttgatttattacctaaaaataaacattacaataagaaaagtttaaacaaGTTTCTTACAATatggttagaaagaaatattaaaaaaaaaataattcacagTCAATTTTGCAATCTGTGAATATAGTTGTGTATTTAAGCCaattgaagttataaaaaaattaatatggcgagaaataaattcaatatttttacaagaaattgCATAGTTAGTGATTATAATAAAGGATTAACTCAAAAAGAATTATgtgaaatattataatatataataagtaaatattataagtataatattaataaatctgGAATATCaagagttataaaaaaatttattacaactGGTAATGTAGAAGTAAATCATAAGGAAGGCCGTCGACGAAAAACTACAACCCGTgaagataaattaattattagacaaataaaaaagtacccTGCAGTTTCATCCACTAAAGTTTTAAGGAACTTAGAGTTAAATATAACAGTCAGAACCATCAGAAATAGAGCTCTAGTGTTGCATTCTTGCattggtttatatatatatatatatatatatatatatatatatatatatatatatatatatatatatatatatatatatatatatatatatatatatatatatatatatatatatatatatatattaaaaacaactgAGCGTTTTTCAACCTTCTGTTCTGttatataaaatcatacataaatacaaagtTATAATTCCCATGACAATTATAAAACTACAATAGTCATTAAAGTAATAATCATAAATGAATGCGTGACTTTCATCAAGTTTATCTATGTGACTTTTACCACGTatacataaaaactttaattcacgAACTTTAATAGAATATCTAGAGGCTAAATTACCAAGTCGGCGGCCAGCTTGTAAGCCagttatatctaaaaaaaatcgaCTTGCAAGGATAAATTTTGCCAAAACTAATGGGAAATGGACTCTGCAACAATGAAAAACTGTACTTTTTTCCAACAAatccaaatttaatttaattcaatcTGATGGTATGACACATGTTAGACGACCTAGTGGGACAAGATTATTGCCTAAATACTGCAACTTAACAGTAAAACATGGTGGTGGGTCTGTGATGGCATGGGGATGTTTTTCATGGGGTGGGCAGGACCTATTgtgaaagtaaataataaaataggtCGTTTCCAATATAAAGtaattttgcaaacaaaaatattaccaTATGCTAAGGAGAAATGCCCATTCGTTAGAGATTTCAACATGACCAGGATCCTAAAATTACATCAGCACTCGTGACAAAATGGATCGaagataataaaattgaattaaagtgGCCTGCTCAATCCCCGAATTTAAATCCAATAGAGAATTTATgggaaattggaaaaaaaagattaacagGGCGCAGATTTTGCAACCAAAATCAATTATTCGAGGCCATTGAAAGAGAGTGGATGCAGATTCCAAAAGAAACTATTGAGAGCTTGATAAAATCAATGTCAACCGTTgtgaaaatgtaattaaaaacaagtgttactttacaaaatattaattttatttttttttatataatgatttatttcattttatctattataaaaagttgcttTAGTTTTTTCCAGTTAATAACTGCTATCATTAGatataaacatacaaacataattatatatacttacacatacacacacacatacatatgtTTGTCTAACCTTGcacaattgtcttatttattcaaattctatgaatttttttctaacattttaagtCCTCAACACCTTATAACAGATACAGGTagtaaattaaatcattttctgTTCCCTTGCACACAAGTTTGCGTTGCAGTTAGATAAACAGATTTCATCTGGATATTGCCaataatgaaaaacatattCTAGTTtcaattcaaatattttaaatatatgttaatgTTATATGTTACATGAGGATCCCATTTGTAAAACACCCTAAGTCCAAGAAAACAACgaaaaactaaactaattttaattgcaCATTAACAgaaattgatattttctttgtccatttttaggacctaaaattttattggtctaatatttaaatagatattaGATTTCAGTATATAGAATGTGAAAATGGAATtgactcaaaatttttatttttgtaacttagTGTGTTTCGTATGTGAACTCCTCATACGttcaatcttaaatattttaatggtatAATGATAATgtgcatctttttttaaatgtttaagatGCTTTAAATTGTAATCATACTGTAGTAACATGTTAAAGtcatctatttttaataaacatgttGAAACACGGAAACATGTTGAAGTCATCTAtttgtaataaagtaataaactaaTTTGTCACAGcgtgttatatattttatttagaatctgctgtaaaattaaatattcaatcATAAAATCTCAAGACATGAAATTGTTTTGGTCCATAATAATCCAAGTACcacatgttttaataaatgtatttgaaaGTATCCTGCATTTGGTTGtaattgtaaacttttattaagatattacattttagttctcaaatttataaaaagatccTTAACTCAACTCTATGTAACTAGGTTTTGATGTTAAtggattaaacttttttttcaataataaaaacaattgttattGTAACATAATAACCGTATTGCTTATATGTTGTGaacattttgtatgtatgttGTTACTGTGTTGTATAagtaaatatgtaataaattattaagttgtgctt
This window contains:
- the LOC136083825 gene encoding uncharacterized protein LOC136083825, with amino-acid sequence MPNLKLNGSSKSNDSFFFLFHRYKKATAICDVIAKSSSFIFNVVFITKFDLRFGKMSDAWKHYTLNKGKTVTCKICGNTSQYTSSTTGMWYHLDKKHGIKKETQENMTPKAASQSKRPKISTFFQKQSIEEAISRLTALDGFSFNAIVNSSFIRSAMSEKGYDFPKNHKQAIQSVKKFATGVRNDFKNTFNSLVTMGKRFSITLDEYTSLKNRRYMNINIPQNNYHWNLGLTRISGSLPAEKAAAVVTEKVAEFGLKLGDSIVCSVTDGASMMVKFGKLVSTEHQTCYTHGMHLAVQEVLYEKPSEQIQQNSFEETSDDDEVSSDESESDTEVSFLGAAMDENIPIPKVKVHLESVITKVRKIVKLFQKSPVENDVLQEEIKKKHGKEVSLILDCRTRWNSLLSMIQQFLKVKHSIRKVLKDISLHLICSDDEEDILSDIVAALEPVKLAAEALCRQNATLLTAEGIFKFLVNRLKQQDSPHCIAMKSAILRRFEERRQSNLVSLYRYLSNPECLSDIEEHKVFNMPPKSVLQKTTKNLLSRLFPTNPDDLEFIQEVHGSETLDENPLSLEEELEEAIQHSAKKQRHISNDEFKAISKKMLVYEATGKRTANLELLFNALETIPPTSVESERAFSAAGLFVTKIRSRMSDDLLDTLCFFKAHFLSKNKSQN